The nucleotide sequence GATTTATGATAGAAAATCTTGACTCTAGAGGTTACCTTCTACTTTCTGAAGACGAAATTTCCAACGAACTAAAAGTTCCTTTAGAAAAGATTAAAGAAGTTAGAGAAAAAATTAAACGCTTTTACCCCGTTGGTTGTGCTTGCTATACCCTTTTAGAAAGTTTTAAAGCTCAGCTTGAAGAACTTGAAGTTCCAGAAAAGTTTTTAAAAGCTTTAGAAAAAATAGATGTTTTAAAAAAGGGAAAAAATATTTTTCGGAAAGAGGTTAACTTTACGCAGAAAGAAATGGAAGAATTCCTAAAAGTTCTACAAAGACTTGATCCAGAACCAGGAAATCTTGGAACTTTCAATGTTAAATTAGTTCCTGACTTAAAAGTAAGACTGGTTAAAGATGA is from Desulfurobacteriaceae bacterium and encodes:
- a CDS encoding RNA polymerase sigma-54 factor, with the protein product MRQSLEQTEKLSLQLKLNPHILLNLEFLQLPILKLEDVIRKEIEENPLLELDEEARNEKVEEKEEEETIYDFVVEDGNFTFYEPKEDKEISIPFQKSLQEILLEQARLELSSEDLKIARFMIENLDSRGYLLLSEDEISNELKVPLEKIKEVREKIKRFYPVGCACYTLLESFKAQLEELEVPEKFLKALEKIDVLKKGKNIFRKEVNFTQKEMEEFLKVLQRLDPEPGNLGTFNVKLVPDLKVRLVKD